Genomic segment of Nitrospirota bacterium:
CCGGCACGAGGCGCTGATACTCCTGCGGCATGAGAGAAGACGAGATCAGAAAGTCCGCCGACGCCCGGTTGCAGGCGATGGGAATATTCCACACCACGGCAATCCGCAACAGCGCTTTCACGTCCGGGTCATGCGGGTGCGGTTCCAGCGGGTCCCAGAAGAAGATCAAGACGTCGATCTCGCCTTCACTGATCTTGGCTCCGATCTGCTGATCCCCTCCCAACGGTCCGCTCTGGAGCCGAATCACCGGGAGACCGAGTTCCGTGTGGAGCAGTTTCCATGTCGTCCCGGTCGCAATGAGGTGATGGCCCGCGAGCGCCTCGCGGTTGAATTTGGCCCA
This window contains:
- a CDS encoding methylglyoxal synthase — encoded protein: MHDNIVPMAEQKTIAIVAHDNQKQDLLAWAKFNREALAGHHLIATGTTWKLLHTELGLPVIRLQSGPLGGDQQIGAKISEGEIDVLIFFWDPLEPHPHDPDVKALLRIAVVWNIPIACNRASADFLISSSLMPQEYQRLVPDYDGHRNRPVHLDAA